In Geminicoccaceae bacterium, a single window of DNA contains:
- a CDS encoding translation initiation factor IF-3 translates to MVNNVRDEVRVNDRIDSREVRLVDQDGNMIGVVSTRDAIRRAEEVGLDLVEVASNATPPVCKILDFGKYKYDAQKKANAARKKQKVIEVKEIKMRPAIDDNDYAIKMKKVRTFLDDGDKVKVTMRFRGREMAHQDIAMGILERVRSEMAELAKVEQMPKLEGRQMVMVMAPLK, encoded by the coding sequence ATGGTAAATAATGTTCGCGATGAGGTTCGCGTCAACGATCGCATTGACTCAAGAGAAGTCAGGCTCGTGGATCAGGATGGCAATATGATCGGTGTGGTCTCCACGCGTGACGCCATTCGCCGGGCCGAGGAAGTGGGGCTGGACCTTGTCGAGGTGGCATCCAACGCCACACCTCCGGTTTGCAAGATACTCGACTTCGGCAAATACAAATATGACGCGCAGAAGAAGGCGAATGCCGCGCGCAAGAAGCAAAAAGTCATCGAGGTCAAGGAGATCAAGATGCGTCCCGCGATCGATGACAACGATTACGCCATCAAGATGAAGAAGGTGCGGACCTTCCTCGACGATGGAGACAAGGTCAAGGTCACCATGCGTTTTCGCGGACGTGAAATGGCGCATCAGGACATTGCCATGGGCATTCTTGAGCGTGTACGCAGTGAGATGGCTGAGCTGGCCAAGGTAGAACAGATGCCGAAACTCGAAGGTCGGCAGATGGTCATGGTCATGGCGCCATTGAAGTAG
- the thrS gene encoding threonine--tRNA ligase produces the protein MTTIMLPDGSERVFDTPVTGHDIAASISKSLAKQALAIEVDGQLRDMDWPIGDDARVRIIKKEDPEALGLLRHDCAHVMAEAVQDLFPGTQVTIGPAIENGFYYDFDRDEPFRPEDLGKIEMRMAEIIKSDRPFRREEVSRNEAHERFSAAGETYKLELLDAIPENEPVTLYHQGKWFDLCRGPHAPSTGRIGAFKLMKVAGAYWRGDSRNPQLQRIYGTAFASDKELKAYLHQLEEAERRDHRKLGREMDLFHVQEEAVGSVFWHPKGWIVWREVENYVRRKLDRSGYDEVKTPQLVDRSLWERSGHWDKFRENMFTLEAEERALALKPMNCPCHVQIFNQKLHSYRDLPLRMAEFGSCHRNEPSGALHGIMRVRAFTQDDAHIFCTPDQITSESVAFCDLLKSIYRDFGFSDLHVKFSDRPPVRAGEDSVWDRAETALMDAVNAAGLETTLNPGEGAFYGPKLEFVLRDAIGRDWQCGTLQVDFVLPERLDANYIGPDGAKHRPVMLHRAILGSMERFIGILIEHYAGRLPLWLAPVQAVVATVTNEADSYAREVGEALRAAGVRIETDLRSDKISYKVREHSVAKVPLIMAVGGREAEERTVSLRRLGSKDQSALSLDEVIAMCQREILPPDLQP, from the coding sequence ATGACGACGATTATGCTGCCCGATGGCTCTGAACGGGTCTTCGATACGCCCGTGACGGGTCACGATATTGCCGCCTCGATCAGCAAGTCACTGGCAAAACAGGCACTGGCGATCGAGGTCGATGGCCAGCTGCGTGACATGGACTGGCCGATTGGCGACGATGCACGGGTTCGCATCATCAAGAAGGAAGATCCCGAGGCCCTTGGCCTTTTGAGGCACGACTGTGCGCATGTCATGGCCGAGGCAGTGCAGGATCTGTTCCCCGGTACGCAGGTGACGATCGGCCCGGCCATCGAGAACGGCTTCTACTATGATTTCGACCGCGATGAGCCGTTCCGTCCCGAAGATCTCGGGAAGATCGAGATGCGCATGGCCGAGATCATCAAGTCCGATCGACCGTTCCGGCGCGAGGAAGTGAGCCGGAACGAGGCGCATGAGCGCTTCAGTGCGGCGGGCGAGACCTACAAGCTCGAACTGCTCGATGCGATTCCCGAGAACGAGCCGGTGACGCTCTATCATCAGGGAAAATGGTTCGACTTGTGTCGCGGACCGCACGCACCTTCCACGGGACGCATTGGTGCATTCAAGCTCATGAAGGTTGCCGGTGCGTACTGGCGCGGCGATTCGCGCAATCCGCAGTTGCAACGCATTTACGGGACCGCCTTTGCTTCGGACAAGGAACTGAAGGCCTATCTTCATCAGCTTGAGGAAGCCGAGCGTCGCGACCATCGCAAGCTCGGTCGGGAGATGGACCTCTTCCACGTGCAGGAGGAAGCCGTCGGTTCCGTCTTCTGGCATCCCAAGGGTTGGATCGTCTGGCGCGAAGTGGAAAATTACGTTCGCCGCAAGCTCGACCGTTCCGGTTATGACGAGGTGAAGACGCCGCAATTGGTCGATCGTTCGCTGTGGGAGCGTTCCGGCCATTGGGACAAGTTCCGCGAGAACATGTTCACGCTGGAGGCCGAGGAGCGTGCACTGGCGCTCAAGCCGATGAATTGTCCGTGTCATGTACAGATTTTCAACCAGAAGCTGCACTCCTATCGTGACCTGCCCCTGCGCATGGCCGAATTCGGTTCCTGCCATCGCAACGAGCCTTCGGGTGCACTGCACGGGATCATGCGGGTTCGCGCCTTCACCCAGGACGACGCGCACATCTTCTGCACTCCCGACCAGATCACCTCGGAATCGGTCGCTTTCTGTGATCTGCTCAAGAGTATCTACAGGGACTTCGGGTTTTCCGATCTGCACGTGAAATTCTCCGACCGGCCACCCGTCCGGGCGGGAGAAGATTCCGTCTGGGACCGGGCCGAAACGGCCCTGATGGATGCCGTCAATGCTGCCGGTCTGGAGACGACACTCAATCCGGGCGAAGGCGCCTTCTACGGCCCCAAGCTGGAATTCGTGCTGCGCGACGCCATCGGTCGCGACTGGCAATGCGGAACCCTGCAGGTCGACTTCGTCCTGCCCGAGCGGCTGGACGCGAACTATATCGGTCCCGACGGTGCCAAGCACCGGCCGGTCATGTTGCATCGCGCCATTCTCGGGTCGATGGAGCGCTTCATCGGCATCCTGATCGAGCACTATGCCGGACGCCTGCCTCTGTGGCTGGCGCCCGTGCAGGCCGTGGTGGCCACGGTGACCAACGAGGCCGACAGTTATGCGCGCGAAGTGGGCGAGGCTCTGCGAGCAGCGGGCGTGCGGATTGAAACCGATCTGCGCAGCGACAAGATTTCCTACAAGGTTCGGGAACATTCGGTGGCCAAGGTACCATTGATCATGGCCGTCGGCGGGCGGGAAGCCGAGGAGCGCACGGTCAGCCTCCGAAGACTCGGAAGCAAGGACCAGTCGGCGCTTTCTCTTGACGAGGTCATAGCAATGTGCCAGCGGGAAATATTACCTCCTGACTTACAACCATGA